AAAAAGGAATACAGGAACTTCGAAAAATGGTGGACCATTTTGGCTTGGACGTGGTGCACGCTTATATGGGGCACGTTCAGGATAATGCGGAAGAATCTGTCCGGCGGGTTCTGGATGTTTTAAAAGAAGGATCCTTCACCTATCCAATGGATGACGGATTTGAAATTGTCGTCTCTGTAACAATTGACCGGAAAACCCGATCTGCCGTCATTGATTTTACCGGCACCAGCGGCCCTCATCCAACAAACTATAACGCGCCCAGAGCCGTAACCACTGCTGCTGTTCTTTATGTTTTCAGATGTTTGGTTGATAGTGATATCCCGCTGAATGCGGGTTGCCTGAAACCGCTTGATATTATTGTTCCGGACGGCTGCATGCTTTCCCCCGAATACCCGTATGCCGTTGTCGCGGGTAATGTGGAAACTTCGCAATGCATAACGGATTGCCTGTTTGGTGCATTGGGTGTAATGGCCGCGGCCCAAGGCACGATGAATAACTTCACTTTCGGAAATGAAACCTACCAATATTATGAAACGATCTGCGGCGGATCTGGTGCGGGGCCAGATTATGACGGAACAAGTGCTGTTCATACCCATATGACAAATGCCCGCCTTACCGATCCAGAAATTCTGGAATGGCGTTTTCCTGTCACACTTGAAAGCTTTGAGATCCGAAAAGGTTCAGGTGGCAAAGGCCGTCATGTTGGCGGAGATGGCACTTTGCGCAAAATAAAATTCCACGAAGCGATGACAGCCGCCATTCTCTCCAGCCACCGTAAAGTCCCGCCTTTCGGCCTTGACGGCGGGGAAAACGGAGAGCCCGGCAATCAATGGGTGATCCGAAAGGACGGCTCGAAAGAAGCTTTGGAAGGACGGGATAAAACAGAAATGGCCCCCGGCGATACATTCGTTATTCAGACCCCAACGGGAGGAGGCTATGGGCGCGAAAATTAGCGTCAGCGCCCCCCTTACGGCTTGGAATCGAAAGGTGGCCGGTGTTTCAGCAACTCATCTTCTGAACAATCATGGTGCCTGTCATCAGGTCCAGATGGGCACCGCCGCCATTTTTGAAAACAGTGATGTCAGAAGAATGGCGACGTCCTTCGCTACCATTGCACAGATCGGTAAGATCGCCCATGATATCCGCTTCGTTAATAACGCCCGCCGCCATCGGGATCATCAGCTCGCCAATTTCACCGATCGTCGTTTCTCGTGCGTCTACAAAGATTTTGGCTTTTTGCATCAAGATATCATCGGCTTCGCGCATGTCTGGCCGATAGGCACCGATCAGGTCCACATGGGTACCCGGTTTGACCCACTCTCCTTTTAGGACAGGATCCTTGGACAGAGTTGCCGTTGAAATAATATCTGCGGCTGCCGCTGCTTCGGCCAAATCAGTGGCAACGTGAACAGGAAACCCTTCAGCCAGCATTTCCTTGGCAAACTCGTCAGCTTTTTCCTGGGATCGAGCCCATATAGTGAAGGTTTCAATACTGGGAAAAACTTCGTGGTAAGCTTGAAGGAGCGTTTTGGCCACCGTCCCCGCCCCCACGACCAGATAGGATTTCGGATCATCAGCGGCGAGCAAACGAGCCCCTAGAACACTATCTCCTGCGGTTTTCCATTTCGTTACCAAAGGGCCATCAACGATTGCGGTCAACGCACCGCTGCTGCTATCGAAAAGCAACATCGCGCCTTGAATTGAAGGTTCCGGAGGTTGTTTTTGGGTATTTTCAGGAAACACAGTCACAGATTTCAAGGCCAATCCCACACCATCAATCCATGCGCCACGGCTCAGCAGACTTCGATCGCCTTTTGAAAGCAGCAAATCTCCAATTTCAGCTTTTTCCAGCTTATGACCGGCATACAGCGCATCCGCTGTTTCTTTCCAACTTAATCTGTTATCCGCGGCGTCAAAGCTAATGAATTGCATTCTGATTTTCCCGATATTTTTGATCGGGAGAGATTAGTCATCCAACCTCTAAACAGCAAGCGAGTGTTCCTCACAAAGAGTGTTATTTTTTCGCAAGATACATTTTCCAGTTTTTATCAGCGTCTTTTATCCGGGCGTCAATACCGGTTCGCTCCCAGCGGTCTTTACCCGCCTGATGCCCAAAGAAATACAACCTGCCCTGATGAATAAGCCACACACCCGGATCGATGTCGGATAAATTCCCCAGACTCATCTGGTTAGAACAATATCCGCCATATTGAGGGGCATAAGCCGCCGGCTCTGCAGCGAACAGGTCGCGGCTTTGTGCGTCTGCAAACCGCCAGGTCGCCCCCTTCCATTCAAAAAAGAAGGCTTTTTGCCCTTCAATCGGGCGCTGCGACGAGTGATAGGCCGTACTGTCATAGCCCTTCAAAGCTGTTGATCCCAGATATCCGGTATTGATTTCATCAAAAGCGAAAGCGGGAGCCGCAATGAACAGAGCAATCGCAACTGATAATGACATAAAAATTCTGGAAAACATGCTTGGCTCCCTTGCCTGACCTGTTTTCCAGTTTTCAGATTTCATCCTGAAAGGGAAATCAAAATTCCGTCATTTATCGATCAATTGCGGCTACGCGACCGATCATAGCCCAAGTTGGAGGCTAGAATACGCTCCGCTTCTATCATTGATATCTGCTTGCGTTTTGCGTAATCCTCGACCTGATCTTTCGCAATTTTCCCCACACCAAAATACTGTGCATTGGGATGGGCAAAATAATAGCCGGAAACAGATGATGCCGGCATCATCGCGTAAGACTCGGTCAGCGATATTCCAATTCTGTCTTCAACTTCCAACACTTCAAACAAACCCGGTTTTTCTGAATGGTCAGGGCAGGCAGGATAACCCGGCGCGGGACGAATACCCTGATAAGCCTCTCGAATAAGTTGGGCATTTGAGAAATTTTCATCCTTCGCATATCCCCAAAGCTCCTGCCGGACATAAGAATGCATATATTCGGCTGTAGCTTCAGCAAAGCGGTCGGCCAAAGCCTTCAGCAAGATGCTGCTATAATCATCGTGGGTCCGTTCAAAATCTGCAAGCTTCCCTTCAATTCCAAGTCCCCCCGTGACGGCAAAACCACCAATATAATCAGGAACACCTGCCTCTTCGGGCGCGATGAAATCGGCAAGACAGTGATTAGCCCGGCTATTAGTCCGGTTCATTTGCTGGCGCAGGAAATGGAACCGGTGTTTCTCAGTTGTCCGGCTTTCATCTTCATATACCACCACATCATCGCCGACACTCACCGCCGGGAAAAAGCCAACAACCGCTCTAATGGTCAACCATTTTTCTTCGATGATCTTTTTTAGCATCGCCTGAGCATCATTATATAGTTCGGTTGCCGTTTCACCGACAACGTCATCCTCAAGAATCTTAGGGAAATGCCCGGCAAGTTCCCAGGTTCTAAAGAACGGGGACCAGTCAAAAAACTCAACAATCTTTGATGGATCGATGTCATCGAACTGCTTCAAACCAATAAACGTTGGTTTAACCGGTTTAAATTGATTCCAATCGATCTTGGCGCTATTTTTTCGCGCAGCCTCTATCGGAGCAAAATTATCGGGTTTCTGTTTGCGGTAATAATTCTCCCGCACCTGTTCATATTCAGCTTTAATATCCTGAACAATCGAGTTGCTGGTATCGTCACTGATTAAAGACGTGGCGACGCCAACAGCGCGCGACGCATCAGTAACATAAATCGTTGATCCTTCATATTGTGGAGCAATCTTGAGCGCTGTGTGTACTTTTGATGTCGTCGCCCCCCCAATCAACAAGGGCTTGCTAAAGTTCCCTCGCTGCATTTCCGACGCGACCGTTGCCATTTCTTCCAACGACGGCGTAATCAATCCACTCAGGCCGATGATATCAACATTTTCGGAAATCGCTGTTTCGAGGATTTTTGTATAGGGGACCATAACGCCAAGATCAATGACCTCGAAATTGTTGCATTGCAAGACCACACCTACAATGTTTTTACCAATATCATGAACGTCGCCTTTCACCGTTGCCAACAGGATTTTACCTTTTGTTGAAACTTCTCCGCCCTTTTCTTTCTCGGCTTCAATATAGGGCAAGAGGTACGCAACAGCCTGCTTCATCACGCGCGCGCTTTTAACGACCTGCGGCAGGAACATTTTACCCGAGCCGAACAAATCGCCCACAATG
This region of Sneathiella aquimaris genomic DNA includes:
- a CDS encoding ornithine cyclodeaminase family protein, translated to MQFISFDAADNRLSWKETADALYAGHKLEKAEIGDLLLSKGDRSLLSRGAWIDGVGLALKSVTVFPENTQKQPPEPSIQGAMLLFDSSSGALTAIVDGPLVTKWKTAGDSVLGARLLAADDPKSYLVVGAGTVAKTLLQAYHEVFPSIETFTIWARSQEKADEFAKEMLAEGFPVHVATDLAEAAAAADIISTATLSKDPVLKGEWVKPGTHVDLIGAYRPDMREADDILMQKAKIFVDARETTIGEIGELMIPMAAGVINEADIMGDLTDLCNGSEGRRHSSDITVFKNGGGAHLDLMTGTMIVQKMSC
- a CDS encoding YHS domain-containing (seleno)protein, with product MSLSVAIALFIAAPAFAFDEINTGYLGSTALKGYDSTAYHSSQRPIEGQKAFFFEWKGATWRFADAQSRDLFAAEPAAYAPQYGGYCSNQMSLGNLSDIDPGVWLIHQGRLYFFGHQAGKDRWERTGIDARIKDADKNWKMYLAKK